The Sulfolobus acidocaldarius DSM 639 genome has a window encoding:
- a CDS encoding MoaD/ThiS family protein, protein MSVKIRLKGPLATRLGRDEFVISLKADNLLDILKELDKEEKLLINGNKIRSGYILLINGIDYRLLNGKLKDGDVVDILPINHGG, encoded by the coding sequence ATGAGTGTGAAGATAAGGCTAAAAGGTCCTCTGGCGACAAGGTTAGGAAGAGACGAATTTGTTATTTCTCTGAAAGCTGATAATTTATTAGATATCTTAAAAGAGTTGGATAAGGAAGAAAAGCTATTAATTAATGGTAATAAGATAAGATCTGGATATATTTTATTAATAAATGGTATAGACTATAGATTATTAAATGGTAAGTTAAAGGACGGAGACGTAGTAGATATTTTACCAATAAATCATGGTGGCTAA
- a CDS encoding 30S ribosomal protein S17e translates to MGNVYTKDIKRVARELYDKFKDQASDKYDDNKKLVDEYVNVSSKKVKNRIAGYLTRYVKISKNKVEAQEASEELEEDLESET, encoded by the coding sequence ATGGGTAATGTATACACGAAAGATATAAAAAGAGTTGCAAGAGAGCTTTATGATAAATTTAAAGATCAAGCGTCAGACAAATATGACGATAATAAAAAACTAGTAGATGAATATGTGAATGTAAGCTCTAAAAAAGTTAAGAATAGAATAGCAGGATATCTAACACGATATGTTAAAATTTCTAAGAATAAAGTGGAAGCTCAAGAAGCAAGTGAAGAATTAGAGGAAGATTTAGAGAGTGAAACATAA
- the fbp gene encoding fructose-1,6-bisphosphate aldolase/phosphatase: MKTTISVIKADIGSLAGHHVVHPDTMAAASKVLAEAKSQSLLIDYYITHVGDDLELIMTHTRGELDTKVHETAWNAFKEAAKVAKELGLYAAGQDLLSDSFSGNVRGLGPGVAEIEVEERPSEPIAIFMADKTEPGAFNLPLYKMFADPFNTPGLVIDPTMHNGFKFEVLDVYQGEAVVLNAPQELYDLLALIGTPSRYVIRRIYRSEDNLLGAVVSIERLNLIAGKYVGKDDPVTIVRLQHGLPALGEALEAFTLPHLVPGWMRGSHYGPLIPVSQRDARATRFDGPPRLIGLGFNVKNGKLVGPSDLFDDPAFDEVRRLANTITDYMRRHGPFMPHRLEPTEMEYTTLPIILEKLRSRFKKESDVYKVKESIYSKEKSGPSGD; the protein is encoded by the coding sequence ATGAAAACAACAATTAGTGTAATAAAAGCAGATATAGGTAGTTTAGCCGGACATCATGTTGTACATCCAGATACTATGGCAGCAGCAAGTAAAGTTCTAGCTGAAGCTAAGAGTCAAAGTCTACTTATAGATTATTATATAACTCACGTGGGTGATGACCTAGAGCTCATAATGACTCATACTAGAGGAGAACTGGATACTAAGGTTCATGAAACTGCTTGGAACGCTTTTAAAGAAGCAGCAAAGGTTGCAAAGGAGTTAGGTTTATACGCAGCTGGTCAGGATCTTTTATCAGACTCCTTCTCAGGAAATGTTAGAGGGCTAGGACCAGGCGTAGCTGAGATAGAAGTAGAGGAAAGACCGTCAGAGCCTATAGCTATATTTATGGCAGATAAGACAGAACCTGGAGCCTTTAACTTACCTCTATATAAAATGTTTGCAGACCCATTTAACACGCCAGGTCTTGTAATAGATCCGACTATGCATAACGGATTCAAATTTGAAGTTCTAGATGTATATCAGGGAGAAGCAGTTGTGTTAAACGCTCCTCAAGAGCTTTATGATCTACTAGCCTTAATCGGAACTCCGTCAAGATATGTAATTAGAAGAATATATAGAAGTGAGGATAACCTTTTAGGAGCTGTAGTATCTATAGAAAGATTAAATTTGATTGCAGGAAAGTATGTAGGAAAAGACGATCCGGTAACCATAGTTAGATTGCAACATGGTTTGCCTGCATTAGGTGAAGCTCTAGAGGCATTTACACTACCTCACCTTGTTCCTGGTTGGATGAGAGGTAGTCACTATGGTCCTCTTATTCCAGTATCTCAGAGAGATGCTAGGGCTACCAGATTTGATGGTCCTCCAAGGCTTATAGGGTTAGGTTTTAACGTTAAAAATGGAAAGTTGGTAGGTCCATCAGATTTATTTGATGATCCTGCTTTTGATGAAGTTAGAAGATTAGCAAATACCATAACAGATTACATGAGAAGGCATGGTCCATTTATGCCTCATAGATTGGAGCCTACTGAAATGGAATATACAACTCTGCCAATTATACTTGAAAAATTGAGGTCTAGGTTTAAAAAAGAGAGCGATGTGTATAAGGTAAAAGAAAGTATATATTCAAAAGAAAAAAGCGGACCATCAGGAGATTAA
- a CDS encoding ribosome biogenesis/translation initiation ATPase RLI produces the protein MRVAVINYDYCKPDKCRLECIAFCPINKSGSKAIELSEIVKGKPIIYEETCIGCGICIKKCPFDAIDIVNLPDEYGKDETHRYKVNGFKLFGMITPKKGSIIGILGKNSTGKSTILRILSGELIPNFGNPQEVLTKDQVLDRFKGKEIYNYFQSLYNNKLKVVHKIQYVEYASKYLKGSVKDLLTKVDQRGKIDEVKSMLNLTPFWEKDVSVLSGGELQKLLVSASLLRDADVYLFDEPSSYLDIRERINLAIAIRELTKGRYTIVVEHDLIVLDYLADVIHIIYGKSSVYGRVSKSYSSRVGINNFLHGYLPAENIQIRSDAIKFNLRELTELDLNPHAVTKVIWTAMEKQLNGFSLSIEEGNAREGEIIGIVGPNGIGKTTFMRILVSEITPDHGNVLTEGLTLSYKPQRLAPNYEGTVQEYLENVRKDILSSSSWFFEEVIKRLNLHRILESNVRDLSGGELQKLYVAGALAKEADIYVIDEPSSYLDVEERYIVAKAIKRVSRERKSVTFVVDHDLAIHDYIADRIMVFSGVPGSKGIARSPQSLATGMNQFLKELGITFRRDSDSGRPRVNKFGSYLDRLQKETGEYYSMKISREEEST, from the coding sequence GTGAGAGTTGCTGTAATAAATTATGATTATTGTAAACCTGATAAATGCAGACTAGAATGTATAGCTTTTTGCCCTATTAATAAATCAGGTAGCAAAGCCATTGAGTTATCAGAGATAGTGAAAGGTAAACCAATTATTTATGAGGAGACATGTATTGGTTGCGGAATATGTATTAAGAAATGTCCATTCGATGCCATAGATATCGTAAACCTACCCGACGAGTATGGGAAAGATGAAACGCATAGATACAAGGTAAATGGATTTAAGTTATTTGGTATGATAACGCCTAAAAAAGGAAGTATAATTGGGATATTAGGTAAAAATAGTACAGGTAAGTCTACTATTTTGAGGATATTAAGCGGGGAGTTAATACCTAACTTTGGAAATCCACAAGAGGTATTAACTAAAGATCAAGTATTGGATAGGTTTAAGGGAAAGGAAATTTATAATTATTTTCAATCATTGTATAATAATAAACTGAAAGTAGTGCATAAAATACAATACGTGGAATATGCTAGCAAGTATCTAAAGGGAAGTGTGAAAGATCTGTTGACTAAAGTAGATCAAAGAGGAAAAATTGATGAAGTAAAGTCAATGCTAAACTTAACACCTTTTTGGGAAAAGGACGTAAGTGTCCTAAGTGGTGGAGAACTTCAAAAACTTTTGGTTTCAGCTTCATTATTGAGAGATGCTGACGTATATCTGTTTGATGAACCTTCCTCATATTTGGATATTAGGGAGAGAATAAATTTAGCTATAGCAATAAGAGAGTTAACTAAAGGAAGATACACTATAGTTGTTGAGCACGATTTAATAGTCCTAGATTATTTGGCGGATGTCATTCATATAATATATGGTAAAAGCTCAGTATATGGTAGAGTATCAAAAAGCTATAGTTCCAGGGTTGGGATAAATAACTTTTTACATGGTTATTTACCTGCAGAAAATATTCAAATTAGATCAGATGCAATTAAATTTAATTTACGTGAGTTAACTGAATTAGATCTCAACCCACATGCAGTTACAAAAGTTATTTGGACGGCAATGGAAAAACAACTAAATGGATTCTCGTTAAGTATTGAGGAAGGAAATGCAAGAGAGGGGGAGATTATAGGTATAGTAGGACCTAATGGAATAGGTAAAACGACTTTTATGAGAATATTAGTTTCTGAAATAACTCCTGATCATGGTAATGTACTAACTGAAGGTTTAACGTTATCTTATAAGCCTCAGAGACTAGCTCCTAATTATGAAGGTACTGTTCAGGAATACCTAGAAAACGTAAGAAAGGATATTTTGTCCTCGTCATCTTGGTTCTTTGAAGAGGTCATAAAGAGATTAAATTTACACAGAATATTAGAGTCAAATGTAAGGGATCTAAGTGGAGGGGAGTTGCAAAAATTATATGTAGCAGGAGCTTTGGCAAAAGAGGCTGACATATATGTTATTGATGAACCGTCTTCATATTTGGATGTGGAGGAAAGGTATATAGTTGCTAAAGCAATAAAACGAGTTAGTAGAGAGAGGAAAAGTGTTACATTTGTTGTAGATCATGATTTAGCAATTCATGACTATATAGCTGATAGAATTATGGTATTTTCTGGTGTTCCTGGATCTAAGGGAATAGCTAGATCTCCTCAAAGCTTAGCAACGGGAATGAACCAATTCCTAAAAGAATTGGGCATTACATTCAGGAGGGATTCAGATAGCGGAAGACCCAGAGTTAACAAATTTGGAAGCTATCTTGATAGGTTGCAAAAGGAAACCGGAGAATATTATTCTATGAAAATCTCTAGGGAAGAGGAATCTACATAA
- a CDS encoding MFS transporter, which yields MEGYTRSDIIKVATLSTIGTTIEWYDFFISATAASTVWPYIYFNSQNVGVALLYSLLIFSTGFLDRPIGAIIFGNIGDKRGRKETLVYTLLLMGLGTLGIGLTPPYLSTGSWPGIGIFAPILLIIFRLLQGLAVGGEWGGASTIVTEYAAKSKYRAFWASWVQQGVPLGIIAASVAFIALQVSFPGKAFFDWGWRIAYYIGAAILLIGALIRYRVLESPVFKKIIQKRAILNIPFARLIKNEWRTVLLLALGWAYNNALFYVIISFVQYYIIALGFPQSFPQELILIASIMGMFLIILGAILADRVGRKPVIIISTLVSSILIFVFFMLLNTKDIGLMFLGSILISTGYLGYAVYSAFFSEQFPTRYRYSGSSFSYHLSTPISGGLAPVIASYIYALFNNNYLLAWPYIALMVFIYGVISAIVISLTKETVRIELEEE from the coding sequence GTGGAGGGATACACTAGATCAGATATAATAAAAGTGGCTACTTTAAGTACTATAGGCACAACGATAGAATGGTATGATTTTTTCATATCTGCAACTGCTGCCTCAACAGTTTGGCCATATATTTATTTTAATTCTCAAAATGTTGGTGTAGCTCTTTTATACTCTTTATTAATATTCAGTACCGGTTTTTTAGATAGACCAATCGGTGCAATAATTTTTGGAAATATAGGTGATAAAAGAGGTAGAAAAGAAACTCTTGTATATACTTTGCTTTTAATGGGTCTAGGTACTCTAGGTATAGGTCTAACTCCACCTTATTTGTCAACAGGTTCGTGGCCAGGAATAGGTATCTTTGCACCAATCTTATTGATAATATTTAGATTATTGCAGGGCTTAGCTGTTGGTGGAGAATGGGGCGGAGCTTCAACAATAGTGACTGAATATGCTGCAAAAAGTAAATATAGGGCTTTCTGGGCTAGCTGGGTTCAGCAAGGCGTTCCATTAGGGATTATAGCTGCTAGCGTCGCATTCATAGCATTACAAGTCAGTTTTCCTGGTAAAGCATTTTTTGATTGGGGATGGAGAATCGCTTATTATATAGGCGCAGCGATCTTACTGATTGGTGCATTGATTAGATATAGAGTGTTAGAGAGTCCTGTGTTCAAAAAAATTATTCAGAAAAGAGCTATTTTAAATATTCCTTTTGCTAGGCTTATAAAGAATGAATGGAGAACTGTTCTACTACTAGCATTAGGCTGGGCTTATAATAATGCTTTATTTTACGTAATTATAAGTTTCGTTCAATATTATATCATTGCCTTAGGATTTCCTCAATCTTTTCCGCAAGAATTAATATTAATTGCGAGTATAATGGGAATGTTCCTAATTATTCTCGGTGCTATCCTTGCTGATAGAGTAGGAAGGAAACCAGTTATTATTATCTCGACATTAGTATCGAGTATATTAATCTTTGTATTTTTTATGTTACTGAATACTAAAGATATCGGATTAATGTTTTTAGGATCAATATTAATATCAACCGGATACTTAGGTTATGCAGTATACTCTGCGTTCTTCTCTGAGCAATTTCCTACAAGATACAGATACTCCGGTTCATCATTTAGCTACCATTTATCTACTCCTATTTCTGGAGGATTAGCACCAGTGATAGCAAGTTACATTTACGCACTATTTAATAATAATTATCTACTCGCATGGCCTTACATAGCACTGATGGTATTTATTTATGGAGTAATCTCTGCTATAGTTATTTCATTAACTAAAGAAACAGTAAGAATTGAACTTGAAGAAGAGTGA
- a CDS encoding putative integrase gives MAREKTRYKYGDYIIREIKGRYYVYKLENVGDDVKEHYVGSLADVVETYIKLKDGIGGVGEIPHYAGGGI, from the coding sequence ATGGCGAGAGAGAAGACTCGTTATAAATATGGCGATTATATTATACGTGAGATTAAAGGGCGGTATTATGTTTATAAGCTAGAGAATGTAGGCGATGACGTAAAGGAACATTACGTGGGTTCCTTAGCTGACGTAGTCGAGACTTACATCAAATTGAAAGATGGAATTGGGGGTGTGGGGGAAATCCCCCACTACGCCGGGGGCGGGATTTGA
- the rpsJ gene encoding 30S ribosomal protein S10: MPTKARIRLWSSNIDSLNFVVNQIRNMAQKTGIQVSGPIPLPTTRMEVPVMRLPHGEGKKKWEHWEMKVHKRIIDIAADERVMRQLMRVRVPDDVYIEIELI, from the coding sequence ATGCCTACTAAAGCCCGAATAAGATTATGGAGTAGCAATATTGACAGTTTGAACTTCGTGGTTAATCAGATAAGAAATATGGCACAAAAAACTGGTATTCAAGTTAGCGGTCCCATTCCTTTGCCGACAACTAGGATGGAAGTACCAGTAATGAGACTTCCCCATGGTGAGGGAAAGAAAAAGTGGGAGCATTGGGAAATGAAAGTACATAAGAGAATAATAGATATAGCAGCAGACGAAAGAGTTATGAGACAATTAATGAGAGTCAGAGTACCTGACGATGTATACATAGAAATTGAGCTAATTTGA
- the tuf gene encoding translation elongation factor EF-1 subunit alpha — MSQKPHLNLIVIGHVDHGKSTLIGRLLMDRGFIDEKTVKEAEEAAKKLGKDSEKYAFLMDRLKEERERGVTINLSFMRFETRKYFFTVIDAPGHRDFVKNMITGASQADAAILVVSAKKGEYEAGMSAEGQTREHIILSKTMGINQVIVAINKMDLADTPYDEKRFKEIVDTVSKFMKSFGFDMNKVKFVPVVAPDGDNVTHKSTKMPWYNGPTLEELLDQLEIPPKPVDKPLRIPIQEVYSISGVGVVPVGRIESGVLKVGDKIVFMPVGKIGEVRSIETHHTKIDKAEPGDNIGFNVRGVEKKDVKRGDVAGSVQNPPTVADEFTAQVIVIWHPTAVGVGYTPVLHVHTASIACRVSEITSRIDPKTGKEAEKNPQFIKAGDSAIVKFKPIKELVAEKFREFPALGRFAMRDMGKTVGVGVIIDVKPRKVEVK; from the coding sequence ATGTCACAGAAGCCCCACCTTAATTTAATCGTGATAGGACACGTAGATCACGGAAAGAGTACTTTAATTGGAAGACTACTAATGGACAGAGGTTTCATAGATGAGAAGACTGTGAAAGAGGCTGAGGAAGCAGCAAAGAAACTAGGTAAGGACTCTGAGAAGTATGCATTCTTAATGGACAGGCTTAAGGAAGAGAGAGAAAGAGGAGTCACTATAAATCTATCTTTCATGAGGTTCGAAACTAGAAAATACTTCTTTACTGTTATAGATGCTCCTGGTCATAGAGACTTCGTCAAAAACATGATCACTGGTGCAAGCCAGGCGGACGCTGCAATTTTGGTAGTATCTGCAAAGAAAGGAGAGTATGAGGCAGGAATGAGCGCTGAAGGACAGACTAGAGAACATATAATATTATCAAAGACTATGGGTATAAATCAAGTTATAGTAGCTATCAATAAAATGGACTTAGCCGATACACCATATGACGAAAAAAGGTTTAAAGAAATTGTAGATACAGTGTCTAAGTTTATGAAGAGCTTTGGATTCGATATGAATAAAGTTAAGTTTGTTCCTGTCGTCGCACCAGATGGTGACAATGTAACTCATAAATCTACAAAAATGCCTTGGTACAACGGTCCCACATTAGAGGAACTTTTAGATCAGTTAGAAATTCCACCAAAGCCAGTTGACAAACCGTTAAGGATTCCAATTCAGGAAGTATACTCGATCTCTGGAGTTGGTGTCGTGCCCGTAGGAAGAATAGAGTCTGGTGTGCTTAAAGTAGGCGATAAGATTGTCTTTATGCCCGTAGGTAAGATAGGAGAAGTAAGATCTATTGAGACCCATCATACAAAAATAGATAAAGCTGAGCCAGGTGATAACATCGGATTTAACGTAAGAGGTGTTGAAAAGAAAGATGTTAAAAGAGGAGACGTAGCTGGTAGTGTACAAAACCCACCAACTGTTGCAGACGAGTTTACCGCGCAAGTGATTGTAATTTGGCATCCTACAGCAGTAGGAGTGGGCTACACTCCAGTTTTACATGTTCACACTGCCAGTATAGCTTGCAGAGTATCCGAAATTACGTCTAGAATTGATCCAAAGACCGGTAAAGAGGCAGAGAAGAATCCACAATTCATTAAAGCTGGAGACTCAGCTATTGTTAAGTTTAAACCTATAAAGGAGTTAGTAGCAGAGAAGTTTAGAGAGTTCCCTGCACTAGGCAGGTTCGCAATGAGAGATATGGGTAAGACAGTTGGTGTTGGAGTTATTATAGATGTTAAACCAAGAAAAGTAGAGGTAAAGTAA
- a CDS encoding 30S ribosomal protein S7 has translation MVENIEVSNLNVKVFGKWDTKVEVRDPSLKKYIDLMSIYLPHTGGRHEHRRFGKSRIPIVERLINNLMRPGRNKGKKMLAYNIVKTTFDIIAVKTGQNPIQVLVRAIENAAPREEVTRIMYGGIVYYVAVDVAPQRRVDLALRHLVTGASEASFNNPKPIEEALAEEIIAAANNDNKSVAIRKKEEIERIALSSR, from the coding sequence ATGGTTGAGAATATTGAAGTTTCAAATTTGAACGTTAAGGTATTTGGAAAGTGGGACACTAAGGTTGAGGTTAGAGATCCAAGTTTAAAGAAATATATAGATTTAATGTCTATATACCTACCTCATACTGGAGGCAGACATGAGCATAGAAGATTTGGAAAATCAAGAATACCTATAGTAGAAAGATTGATAAATAACTTAATGAGACCAGGTAGGAATAAAGGTAAAAAAATGCTTGCATATAATATAGTAAAAACAACATTTGATATTATAGCAGTAAAGACCGGTCAGAATCCAATCCAAGTTTTAGTGAGAGCAATTGAGAATGCTGCTCCCAGAGAGGAGGTAACCCGTATAATGTACGGTGGAATAGTTTACTATGTAGCCGTAGATGTAGCACCCCAGAGAAGAGTCGATTTAGCACTAAGACATTTAGTTACTGGAGCTAGTGAAGCTTCATTTAACAATCCCAAACCCATAGAAGAAGCGTTAGCTGAAGAAATAATTGCCGCAGCAAATAATGATAATAAGAGTGTAGCAATAAGGAAGAAAGAAGAGATAGAGAGAATAGCGTTAAGCTCTAGGTAA